The Burkholderia cepacia genome includes a region encoding these proteins:
- the metF gene encoding methylenetetrahydrofolate reductase [NAD(P)H] — protein MKPIELSFEFFPPKTAEGVEKLRATRAQLMPLKPKFVSVTFGAGGSTQQGTLDTVLDMQKDGLEAAPHLSCIGSSRDSLRAILDQYRSYGIRHIVALRGDLPSGMGAVGELRYASELVSFIRAEHGDWFHIEVAGYPEYHPQSRSPKADLENFARKVKAGANSAITQYFFNADAYFRFVDDARKLGVDVPIVPGIMPITNFSQLMRFSEMCGAEVPRWVARRLESFGDDRESIRAFGADVVTGLCQRLVDAGVPGLHFYTLNTAAATRTICERLDV, from the coding sequence ATGAAACCGATCGAACTCTCGTTTGAATTCTTCCCGCCGAAGACGGCGGAAGGCGTCGAGAAGCTGCGCGCCACGCGTGCGCAACTGATGCCGCTGAAGCCGAAATTCGTCTCCGTGACGTTCGGCGCCGGCGGCTCGACGCAGCAGGGCACGCTCGATACCGTGCTCGACATGCAGAAGGACGGCCTCGAAGCCGCGCCGCACCTGTCGTGCATCGGCTCGTCGCGCGACAGCCTGCGCGCGATCCTCGACCAGTACCGCTCGTACGGCATCCGGCACATCGTCGCGCTGCGCGGCGACCTGCCGTCCGGGATGGGCGCGGTCGGCGAGCTGCGCTATGCGTCCGAGCTCGTCAGCTTCATCCGCGCCGAGCATGGCGACTGGTTCCACATCGAGGTCGCCGGCTACCCGGAGTACCACCCGCAATCGCGCTCGCCGAAGGCCGATCTCGAGAATTTCGCGCGCAAGGTGAAAGCCGGCGCGAATTCGGCGATCACGCAGTACTTCTTCAACGCCGACGCGTATTTCCGCTTCGTCGACGATGCGCGCAAGCTGGGCGTGGACGTGCCGATCGTGCCGGGCATCATGCCGATCACGAACTTCTCGCAGCTGATGCGCTTCTCCGAGATGTGCGGCGCCGAAGTGCCGCGCTGGGTGGCGCGCCGGCTCGAGAGTTTCGGCGACGATCGCGAGTCGATCCGCGCGTTCGGCGCGGACGTCGTCACGGGCCTGTGCCAGCGTCTGGTCGACGCGGGCGTGCCCGGGCTGCATTTCTATACGCTGAACACGGCGGCCGCGACGCGGACGATCTGCGAACGGCTCGACGTGTAA
- a CDS encoding MFS transporter, whose product MSESSPDLAAAPAAHRALSLPVRQRARTASMALFFVAGMMFASWGVHVPTVRDKFALSPGLLSIALFAVAVGSIAAMLTIARWIARVGSRTACLAGGLVMSACAALILVVPDYWMLLAVLALFGFSMATLDVAMNAEASAVEIAIGKPIMSSLHGMFSIGGMAGAAAGGALLSAGMAPAVHLALAAAVSAAVLVAACPSVLPHVPHHEHAHGGGNRWRSPALWMLGGIALVALIAEGAMYDWATVYMRDVVAASPALASTAYAAFSGGMAIARFAGDAVRARFGAPQLVFASASLACAGMIGALLLPYPAAVLTGFTLMGLGLANMMPVLFAAAARVEGIHAAEGLAHVAGLAYFGMLFGPVAIGAVAQAANLTIGLSVVALCAALVAAVAPKVLARLKI is encoded by the coding sequence GTGTCCGAATCCTCCCCCGACCTCGCGGCCGCGCCCGCCGCGCACCGCGCCCTTTCGCTCCCCGTTCGCCAGCGCGCACGCACCGCGTCGATGGCGCTGTTCTTCGTCGCCGGCATGATGTTCGCGTCCTGGGGCGTGCATGTGCCGACCGTGCGCGACAAGTTCGCGCTGAGCCCCGGGCTGCTGTCGATCGCGCTGTTCGCGGTCGCCGTCGGCTCGATCGCCGCGATGCTGACCATCGCGCGCTGGATCGCGCGCGTCGGCTCGCGCACCGCGTGCCTCGCGGGCGGGCTCGTGATGTCGGCCTGCGCGGCACTGATTCTCGTCGTGCCCGACTACTGGATGCTGCTGGCCGTGCTCGCGCTGTTCGGCTTCTCGATGGCCACGCTCGACGTCGCGATGAACGCCGAGGCCAGCGCGGTCGAGATCGCGATCGGCAAACCGATCATGTCGTCGCTGCACGGCATGTTCAGCATCGGCGGGATGGCGGGCGCGGCCGCCGGCGGCGCGCTGCTGTCGGCCGGCATGGCGCCGGCCGTGCATCTCGCGCTCGCGGCGGCGGTCAGCGCCGCAGTGCTCGTCGCCGCGTGCCCGTCGGTGCTGCCGCATGTGCCGCACCACGAACACGCGCACGGCGGCGGCAACCGCTGGCGCTCGCCCGCCCTGTGGATGCTCGGCGGCATCGCGCTCGTCGCGCTGATCGCCGAAGGCGCGATGTACGACTGGGCGACGGTCTACATGCGCGACGTCGTCGCGGCGAGCCCCGCGCTCGCGAGCACCGCCTACGCCGCGTTCTCCGGCGGGATGGCCATCGCGCGCTTCGCGGGCGACGCCGTGCGCGCCCGCTTCGGCGCGCCGCAGCTCGTGTTCGCGAGCGCGTCGCTCGCCTGTGCGGGAATGATCGGTGCGCTGTTGCTGCCGTATCCGGCCGCGGTGCTGACCGGCTTCACGCTGATGGGCCTCGGCCTCGCGAACATGATGCCGGTGCTGTTCGCGGCGGCCGCGCGCGTGGAAGGCATCCACGCGGCCGAAGGGCTCGCGCACGTGGCCGGGCTCGCGTATTTCGGCATGCTGTTCGGTCCGGTCGCGATCGGCGCGGTCGCGCAGGCCGCGAACCTGACGATCGGCCTGTCCGTCGTCGCGCTGTGCGCGGCGCTCGTCGCGGCCGTCGCGCCGAAAGTGCTCGCGCGGCTGAAGATCTGA
- a CDS encoding amidase, with protein sequence MHSDYLAHDAIGLAALVRERKASPRELLDAAIGQAEAVNSAINAIVLQDYDTARERAAALCESGGPFAGVPYLVKDLGAAVAGLPLSMGSRHYRYFVPDDDSPVIARSRAAGLNVFGKTNTSEIGQMPYTEPELFGACRNPWNLDHTPGGSSGGAAAAVAAGIVPLAHASDGGGSIRIPASCCGLFGLKPSRNPVLVDLPSNGELVVQHAVTRSVRDSALLLDVTTGQTLPAGAPGTFLGELDTPPGPLRIGLVLDPMLAPALADDTRAALDDAAALLESLGHHVEPATLHIDYARAAETFLTLWATIAEEMVLGARALTGRTPKRGEFEAATWAMAVVGRRLARTRLPDVLEWQRQLTVQVAGLVSRYDAILCASLAGPPVKIGELQPTPFESAQMKVLAALPVKPLLKEMLAKSSEKAFTWAGCTELFNLTGQPAMSVPLYWNARGLPIGVQFAARHTDDALLLRLARQLEQARPWFDRRPPLMQARG encoded by the coding sequence ATGCACTCGGACTATCTCGCGCACGACGCGATCGGCCTCGCCGCACTGGTACGCGAACGCAAGGCGAGCCCGCGCGAACTGCTCGACGCCGCGATCGGCCAGGCCGAAGCGGTCAACAGCGCGATCAACGCGATCGTGCTGCAGGATTATGACACCGCGCGCGAGCGCGCCGCCGCGCTGTGCGAATCCGGCGGCCCGTTCGCCGGCGTGCCGTATCTGGTCAAGGATCTCGGCGCGGCGGTGGCCGGGCTGCCGCTGTCGATGGGCAGCCGGCACTACCGGTATTTCGTGCCTGACGACGATTCGCCGGTGATCGCGCGCAGCCGCGCGGCCGGCCTCAACGTGTTCGGCAAGACCAACACGTCGGAAATCGGCCAGATGCCGTACACGGAACCCGAACTGTTCGGCGCATGCCGCAATCCGTGGAATCTCGACCACACGCCCGGCGGCTCGAGCGGCGGCGCGGCCGCGGCCGTCGCGGCCGGCATCGTGCCGCTCGCGCATGCGTCCGACGGCGGCGGCTCGATCCGCATTCCGGCGTCGTGCTGCGGGCTGTTCGGCCTGAAGCCGAGCCGCAATCCGGTCCTCGTCGACCTGCCGTCGAACGGCGAGCTGGTCGTCCAGCATGCGGTCACGCGCAGCGTGCGCGACAGCGCGCTGCTGCTCGACGTGACGACCGGCCAGACCTTGCCGGCCGGCGCGCCCGGCACGTTCCTCGGCGAGCTCGACACGCCGCCCGGCCCGCTGCGGATCGGCCTCGTGCTCGACCCGATGCTCGCGCCGGCGCTCGCCGACGACACCCGCGCGGCGCTCGACGACGCGGCCGCGCTGCTCGAATCGCTCGGCCACCACGTCGAGCCGGCGACGCTGCACATCGACTACGCGCGCGCGGCCGAAACCTTCCTCACGCTGTGGGCGACGATCGCCGAGGAGATGGTGCTCGGCGCACGCGCGCTGACCGGCCGCACGCCGAAGCGCGGCGAATTCGAAGCGGCGACGTGGGCGATGGCCGTGGTCGGCCGGCGCCTCGCGCGCACCCGCCTGCCGGACGTGCTCGAATGGCAGCGCCAGCTCACCGTGCAGGTCGCCGGCCTCGTGTCGCGCTACGACGCGATTTTGTGCGCGTCGCTCGCGGGGCCGCCGGTGAAGATCGGCGAATTGCAGCCGACGCCGTTCGAATCGGCGCAGATGAAGGTGCTCGCCGCGCTGCCGGTGAAGCCGCTGCTGAAGGAAATGCTCGCGAAGTCGTCGGAAAAGGCGTTCACGTGGGCCGGCTGCACCGAGCTGTTCAACCTGACCGGCCAGCCGGCGATGTCGGTGCCGCTCTACTGGAACGCGCGCGGGCTGCCGATCGGCGTGCAGTTCGCCGCGCGCCACACCGACGACGCGCTGCTGCTCAGGCTCGCCCGGCAGCTCGAACAGGCGCGGCCGTGGTTCGACCGCCGCCCGCCGCTGATGCAGGCGCGGGGGTGA
- a CDS encoding NAD(P)H-dependent flavin oxidoreductase, producing the protein MSARSLSTPFSERFGLRLPLVQAPMVGATTAEMVAAASNAGALGSLGAAAFAPERLAAEVDAIRAATARPFAVNLFVLPDAAPDAATVARALAAIDPLNAALGLPPGTAPARYAPDFRAQLDALVALRVPVASFTFGVLDAADVARLKAAGTYVIGTATHVAEGLAWQAAGADALSAQGAEAGGHRGTFIGSADDALIGTFALVPQLVDATGLPVLAAGGIMDGRGIAAALALGAQGAQLGTAFLTCAESAIAADWKARLLASTDTSTQVTRAITGRHARGLRNTLMARLGERVADVAPYPVQNALTQPLRQAAARANDGDYLSLWAGQGAPLARRRGDALTTSQLVAALDAEWRAAAR; encoded by the coding sequence ATGTCAGCCCGCTCCCTGTCCACGCCCTTTTCCGAACGCTTCGGCCTGCGCCTGCCGCTCGTGCAGGCGCCGATGGTCGGCGCGACCACGGCCGAGATGGTCGCCGCCGCATCGAATGCCGGCGCGCTCGGCAGTCTCGGCGCCGCCGCGTTCGCGCCCGAGCGCCTCGCGGCCGAAGTCGACGCCATCCGCGCGGCGACCGCCCGCCCGTTCGCGGTCAACCTGTTCGTGCTGCCGGACGCGGCGCCCGACGCGGCGACCGTCGCGCGCGCGCTGGCCGCGATCGACCCGCTGAACGCGGCGCTCGGATTGCCGCCGGGCACCGCGCCCGCGCGCTACGCGCCGGATTTCCGTGCGCAACTCGATGCGCTGGTGGCGCTGCGCGTGCCCGTTGCAAGCTTCACGTTCGGCGTGCTCGACGCGGCCGACGTCGCGCGCCTGAAGGCCGCCGGCACCTACGTGATCGGCACGGCGACGCACGTGGCCGAGGGGCTCGCATGGCAGGCGGCCGGCGCCGACGCGTTGTCCGCGCAGGGCGCCGAGGCGGGCGGCCATCGCGGCACGTTCATCGGTTCCGCCGACGACGCGCTGATCGGCACGTTCGCGCTCGTGCCGCAACTGGTCGACGCGACGGGCCTGCCCGTGCTCGCCGCGGGCGGCATCATGGACGGCCGCGGGATCGCGGCCGCGCTTGCGCTCGGCGCACAGGGCGCGCAGCTCGGCACCGCGTTCCTCACCTGTGCGGAAAGCGCGATCGCGGCGGACTGGAAGGCGCGCCTGCTCGCGAGCACCGATACGTCGACGCAGGTCACGCGCGCGATCACCGGCCGCCACGCGCGCGGGCTGCGCAATACGCTGATGGCGCGGCTCGGCGAACGCGTGGCCGACGTCGCGCCGTACCCGGTGCAGAACGCGCTGACGCAGCCGTTGCGCCAGGCCGCCGCGCGCGCGAACGACGGCGACTACCTGTCGCTGTGGGCCGGGCAGGGCGCGCCGCTCGCACGGCGGCGCGGCGATGCGCTGACGACGTCGCAGCTCGTTGCGGCGCTCGATGCCGAATGGCGTGCGGCGGCGCGCTGA
- a CDS encoding cation diffusion facilitator family transporter, with amino-acid sequence MSTFSGDAQSADKHAVARKSTFVSIVLNVVLATFQIVVGAIAHSQALIADGVHSISDLISDFVVLVANRHSGASPDADHNYGHSRYETVASLFLGAILIAVGVGMLWRAGDRLVHLEDIPPVHFSALVVALTVLVSKEALFRYMLREARRVRSAMLVANAWHARSDAASSLVVAIGIVGSLAGVRLLDPIAAAIVGFMVARMGWTFGYDALQDLSDRALDTTDTAEIRALLAATPGVRDVHDLRTRKMGDAALVDAHILVDPMISVSEGHYIAETARARVLRDPRVLDALIHVDPENDAARRPALALPPRGEIAARLEAALAQRGLRADTVNLHYLSTGLEIDVTLAADPHASADADAALAERLDVGALARQFGARRIGFTRAVPERP; translated from the coding sequence ATGTCCACGTTTTCCGGCGACGCGCAGAGCGCAGATAAGCACGCGGTTGCACGCAAGAGCACGTTCGTCAGTATTGTGCTGAATGTCGTGCTCGCAACATTTCAGATCGTCGTCGGCGCGATTGCGCATTCGCAAGCATTGATTGCCGACGGGGTGCATTCGATTTCCGATTTGATCTCGGATTTTGTCGTGCTGGTTGCGAATCGGCATAGCGGCGCATCGCCGGACGCCGACCACAATTACGGGCACAGCCGCTACGAGACCGTCGCGTCGCTGTTTCTCGGCGCAATCCTGATTGCAGTCGGCGTCGGCATGCTGTGGCGGGCCGGCGACCGTCTCGTGCATCTCGAGGACATTCCGCCCGTGCATTTCAGTGCGCTGGTCGTCGCGCTGACGGTGCTCGTGTCGAAAGAGGCGCTGTTTCGCTACATGCTGCGCGAAGCACGGCGCGTGCGCTCGGCGATGCTCGTCGCGAATGCATGGCATGCGCGTTCGGATGCGGCCTCGTCGCTCGTCGTCGCGATCGGCATCGTCGGCAGCCTGGCCGGTGTGCGGCTGCTCGATCCGATCGCGGCGGCGATCGTCGGCTTCATGGTCGCGCGCATGGGCTGGACGTTCGGCTATGACGCGTTGCAGGACCTGTCGGATCGCGCACTCGACACCACCGACACGGCCGAGATTCGCGCGCTGCTCGCCGCGACGCCGGGCGTGCGTGACGTGCACGACCTGCGCACGCGCAAGATGGGCGACGCGGCGCTCGTCGACGCGCACATCCTCGTCGATCCGATGATCTCCGTCTCCGAAGGGCATTACATCGCGGAAACCGCACGTGCACGCGTGCTGCGCGACCCGCGCGTGCTCGACGCGCTGATCCACGTCGACCCCGAGAACGATGCGGCGCGCCGTCCGGCACTCGCGCTGCCGCCGCGCGGCGAGATCGCGGCGCGGCTCGAGGCCGCGCTCGCGCAGCGCGGCCTGCGCGCCGACACGGTGAATCTCCACTACCTGAGCACGGGGCTCGAGATCGACGTGACGCTCGCGGCCGATCCGCACGCAAGCGCCGATGCCGACGCGGCGCTTGCCGAGCGGCTCGACGTCGGCGCGCTGGCGCGCCAGTTCGGCGCGCGCCGGATCGGCTTCACGCGGGCGGTGCCGGAGCGTCCATGA
- a CDS encoding HugZ family protein — MNIDPALALHLLHRCALGTLATHARDPQGFPYPTVVPFAPDASHRPVILVSSLAEHTRNLAADPRAGFLVVDAPGGDVLNAERATLLGRFVPLGDDPHVTARYLRYEPDAARFLALGDFTFWALDIERLRYIGGFGRMGWVDGTALDPRAPLAFDEEQALWDAYDAADVRRAGLELLGVDRHGADWRHDGRRIRTAFDAPQTDTGALRTQLVACAQRVA, encoded by the coding sequence TTGAACATCGATCCCGCTCTCGCCCTGCATCTGCTGCACCGCTGCGCGCTCGGCACGCTCGCCACCCATGCGCGCGATCCGCAGGGCTTCCCGTATCCGACGGTCGTTCCGTTTGCACCCGATGCAAGCCATCGTCCGGTGATCCTCGTGAGCAGCCTCGCGGAGCACACGCGCAACCTGGCCGCCGATCCGCGCGCGGGCTTCCTCGTCGTCGACGCCCCCGGCGGCGACGTGCTGAACGCCGAGCGCGCGACGCTGCTCGGCCGGTTCGTGCCGCTCGGCGACGATCCGCACGTCACCGCGCGCTACTTGCGCTACGAGCCGGACGCCGCACGCTTTCTGGCGCTCGGCGATTTCACGTTCTGGGCGCTCGACATCGAGCGGCTGCGCTACATCGGCGGTTTCGGGCGCATGGGCTGGGTCGACGGCACGGCGCTCGACCCGCGGGCGCCGCTCGCCTTCGACGAGGAACAGGCGTTATGGGACGCGTACGACGCCGCCGACGTGCGTCGCGCCGGGCTCGAATTGCTCGGCGTCGATCGTCACGGCGCCGACTGGCGGCACGACGGCCGGCGGATCCGCACCGCGTTCGACGCGCCGCAGACGGACACCGGCGCGCTGCGCACGCAACTGGTTGCATGCGCGCAACGTGTGGCGTGA
- a CDS encoding dienelactone hydrolase family protein: MTAQWIDIPTGNDSFGGYLALPRRGTGPAVIIIQEIFGVNSHIRAVADQYASDGFVALAPDVFWRTQPRVELTYEGADRDKGIELMKKTDVGLAVADIGAAADLLRTRPETDGKVAAIGYCFGGQLAYRAAAAGKIDTAVAYYGGGIQNALDLAGQVTQPILFHYAENDHGIPLTAVDQVKAAFAGHGHASFHVYPGAEHGFNCTDRASYNQRAAALAHGRTLTFLAEQL, from the coding sequence GTGACTGCCCAATGGATCGACATCCCGACCGGTAACGACAGCTTCGGCGGCTATCTCGCGCTGCCCAGGCGCGGCACCGGCCCTGCCGTCATCATCATCCAGGAGATCTTCGGCGTGAACTCGCACATCCGCGCGGTCGCCGACCAGTACGCGTCGGACGGCTTCGTCGCGCTCGCGCCGGACGTGTTCTGGCGCACGCAGCCGCGCGTCGAGCTGACCTATGAAGGCGCGGATCGCGACAAGGGCATCGAGCTGATGAAAAAGACCGACGTGGGCCTCGCGGTCGCGGACATCGGCGCGGCCGCCGACCTGCTGCGCACGCGGCCCGAAACCGACGGCAAGGTCGCCGCGATCGGCTACTGCTTCGGCGGCCAGCTTGCGTACCGCGCGGCCGCGGCCGGCAAGATCGACACGGCCGTGGCCTACTACGGCGGCGGCATCCAGAACGCGCTCGACCTCGCCGGCCAGGTCACGCAGCCGATCCTGTTCCACTACGCTGAAAACGACCACGGCATCCCGCTCACGGCCGTCGACCAGGTGAAGGCCGCGTTCGCCGGCCACGGCCATGCGTCGTTCCACGTGTATCCGGGCGCCGAGCACGGCTTCAACTGCACGGATCGCGCGTCGTACAACCAGCGCGCAGCAGCGCTCGCGCACGGCCGCACGCTGACCTTCCTCGCCGAACAACTGTAA
- a CDS encoding Lrp/AsnC family transcriptional regulator yields the protein MEAQVTLDSFSQKILRLLQLDARRSVQEISDQVGLSSTPCWRRIKDMEQSGVIQRYTALLDREKLGLHVCALAHVHLTRHNEGGVEQFEREIATCPEVTECYSTTGEADYILKIVAPDIKAYDVFLHERIFKIPAVSQVRTSVVLREIKFDTQLPL from the coding sequence ATGGAGGCGCAGGTGACGCTCGATTCCTTTTCGCAAAAAATCCTTCGCCTGTTGCAGCTCGACGCGCGCCGTTCCGTTCAGGAAATTTCCGACCAGGTCGGCCTGTCGAGCACGCCGTGCTGGCGCCGCATCAAGGACATGGAACAGTCGGGCGTGATCCAGCGCTACACGGCGCTGCTCGATCGCGAGAAACTCGGCCTGCACGTGTGCGCGCTCGCGCACGTGCACCTGACGCGCCACAACGAAGGCGGCGTCGAGCAGTTCGAGCGCGAGATCGCGACCTGCCCGGAAGTCACCGAGTGCTACAGCACGACCGGCGAGGCCGATTACATCCTCAAGATCGTCGCGCCGGACATCAAGGCCTACGACGTGTTCCTGCACGAGCGCATCTTCAAGATCCCCGCCGTGTCGCAAGTGCGCACGAGTGTCGTGCTGCGCGAGATCAAGTTCGACACGCAGTTGCCGCTCTAA
- a CDS encoding H-NS family nucleoid-associated regulatory protein: MSSYKDLLAQREKLEKQIEEAKSREYAEVLNDVKQKIADYGFSLAELGLSRAKAGKVGRPRAGVAAKYRDPETGATWSGRGKPPRWIAGKNREQFAI, translated from the coding sequence ATGTCTTCTTACAAGGACCTGCTGGCCCAGCGGGAGAAGCTGGAGAAGCAAATCGAAGAAGCGAAGTCGCGTGAATACGCTGAAGTGCTGAATGACGTGAAGCAGAAAATTGCCGACTACGGCTTTTCGCTCGCCGAACTCGGTCTCAGCCGCGCGAAGGCAGGCAAGGTCGGCCGTCCGCGCGCCGGCGTCGCCGCGAAATACCGCGATCCGGAAACGGGCGCGACGTGGTCGGGCCGCGGCAAGCCGCCGCGCTGGATCGCGGGCAAGAACCGCGAGCAGTTTGCAATCTGA
- a CDS encoding branched-chain amino acid ABC transporter substrate-binding protein, with product MNIKMQKLLPITAAAMLCAAAASNASADQVVKIGHVAPLTGGIAHLGKDNENGARLAVEEINAKGLTIGGQKITLQLDAQDDAADPRQATQVAQKLVDDKVVAVVGHLNSGTSIPASKIYSDAGIVQISPSATNPAYTQQGFKTTYRVVATDAQQGPALANYAHSKGIKSVAVVDDSTAYGQGLANEFEKKAKALGLKVMSHDATNDKAVDFRAILTKIKGENPDAIMYGGMDATGGPFAKQAKQLGLRAKIFAGDGVCTEKLADLAGDATDNVVCSEAGASLEKMAGGAAFKAKYEKRFGQPIQIYAPFTYDAVYIIADAMKRANSTDPAKILAAMPATNYSGVIGTTTFDSKGDLQHGVISLYNYKNGKKSLLDEVKM from the coding sequence ATGAATATCAAGATGCAAAAGCTGTTGCCGATCACCGCCGCAGCGATGCTGTGCGCTGCAGCTGCAAGCAACGCGTCAGCCGATCAAGTCGTCAAGATCGGCCACGTCGCGCCGTTGACGGGCGGCATTGCACACCTGGGCAAGGACAACGAAAACGGCGCGCGTCTCGCAGTCGAGGAGATCAACGCGAAGGGTCTCACGATCGGCGGCCAGAAGATCACGCTGCAACTCGATGCGCAGGATGACGCGGCCGACCCGCGCCAGGCCACGCAGGTTGCGCAGAAGCTCGTCGACGACAAGGTCGTCGCGGTGGTCGGCCACCTGAACTCGGGCACGTCGATCCCGGCCTCGAAGATCTACAGCGATGCGGGCATCGTGCAGATCTCGCCGTCGGCCACGAACCCGGCCTACACGCAGCAGGGCTTCAAGACCACGTACCGCGTGGTGGCCACCGATGCGCAGCAGGGCCCGGCGCTCGCGAACTACGCGCATTCGAAGGGCATCAAGAGCGTGGCGGTGGTCGACGATTCGACCGCCTACGGCCAGGGCCTCGCGAACGAGTTCGAGAAGAAGGCCAAGGCGCTCGGCCTGAAGGTGATGTCGCACGACGCGACGAACGACAAGGCGGTCGACTTCCGCGCGATTCTGACCAAGATCAAGGGCGAGAACCCGGACGCGATCATGTACGGCGGCATGGACGCCACCGGCGGCCCGTTCGCGAAACAGGCGAAGCAGCTCGGCCTGCGCGCGAAGATCTTCGCCGGCGACGGCGTGTGCACGGAAAAGCTGGCCGACCTGGCCGGCGACGCGACCGACAACGTGGTGTGCTCGGAAGCCGGTGCCTCGCTCGAGAAGATGGCGGGCGGCGCGGCGTTCAAGGCGAAGTACGAGAAGCGCTTCGGCCAGCCGATCCAGATCTACGCACCGTTCACGTATGACGCCGTGTACATCATCGCCGATGCGATGAAGCGCGCGAACTCGACGGATCCGGCGAAGATCCTCGCCGCGATGCCGGCGACGAACTACTCGGGCGTGATCGGCACGACGACCTTCGACTCGAAGGGCGACCTGCAGCACGGCGTGATCTCGCTGTACAACTACAAGAACGGCAAGAAGTCGCTGCTCGACGAAGTGAAGATGTAA
- a CDS encoding MBL fold metallo-hydrolase — protein sequence MKVTLIPVTPFQQNCSLLVCEKTGRAAVVDPGGDLDRIQQEVARQNVQVEKVLLTHGHIDHCAGAKTLATHYGVPIEGPQEEERFWIEKLPMQSERFGFPAAETFEPDHWLNDGDTVQFGDETLEVYHCPGHTPGHVVFFSRAHRVAIVGDVLFAGSIGRTDFPRGNHEDLVRSIKEKLWPLGDDVTFVPGHGPVSTFGDERRTNPFVSDKAFG from the coding sequence ATGAAAGTCACGCTCATTCCGGTCACGCCGTTCCAGCAGAACTGCTCGCTGCTCGTCTGCGAGAAAACGGGCCGCGCCGCCGTCGTCGATCCGGGCGGCGACCTCGACCGGATCCAGCAGGAAGTCGCGCGGCAGAACGTGCAGGTCGAGAAGGTGCTGCTCACGCACGGGCACATCGATCACTGCGCGGGCGCGAAGACGCTCGCGACGCACTACGGCGTGCCGATCGAGGGGCCGCAGGAAGAAGAACGCTTCTGGATCGAGAAGCTGCCGATGCAGAGCGAGCGCTTCGGCTTTCCGGCTGCCGAAACCTTCGAGCCGGATCACTGGCTGAACGACGGCGACACCGTGCAGTTCGGCGACGAGACGCTCGAGGTCTATCACTGCCCGGGCCACACGCCGGGCCACGTCGTGTTCTTCAGCCGCGCGCATCGCGTCGCGATCGTCGGCGACGTGCTGTTCGCCGGCTCGATCGGCCGCACCGATTTCCCGCGCGGCAATCACGAGGATCTCGTCCGCTCGATCAAGGAGAAGCTGTGGCCGCTCGGCGACGACGTGACGTTCGTGCCGGGCCACGGCCCGGTGTCGACGTTCGGCGACGAGCGCCGCACGAACCCGTTCGTGTCCGACAAGGCATTCGGATGA